One window from the genome of Diospyros lotus cultivar Yz01 chromosome 11, ASM1463336v1, whole genome shotgun sequence encodes:
- the LOC127812923 gene encoding nuclear poly(A) polymerase 4 isoform X1 — MVGPENLDGSSPPPPLLSQPVITKKYGVTKPISLAGPSEADFQRNAELEKFLTDSGHYESNDDAARRGDVLGRIDEVVKCWVKQLTRQRGYTDQMVEDANAVILTFGSYRLGVHGPGADMDTLCIGPSYVNREEDFFIILHNMLAEMEEVSELQPVPDAHVPVMKFKFQGISIDLLYASISLLVVPEDLDISDRSVLYNVDEQTVRSLNGCRVADQILKLVPNIEHFRTTLRCLKFWAKRRGVYSNVTGFLGGVNWALLVARVCQLYPNAIPSMLVSRFFRVYTQWRWPNPVMLCSIEENELGFPVWDPRKNPRDRTHHMPIITPAYPCMNSSYNVSTSTLRVMMDQFHHGNRICEEIELNKAQWCALFDPYLFFEAYKNYLQIDIIAADADDLLTWRGWVESRLRQLTLKIERDTYGMLQCHPYPNEYVDTSKPCPHCAFFMGLQRKQGVKVQEGQQFDIRGTVDEFKQEINMYMFWKPGMDIYVSHVRRKQIPAYVFPDGHKRSRPSRHTNQHSEKTFEEDAEGCKSRSAEKHLKRKKDSETVDARADRPEKQASISPQRQGSVSPESCASRSGGTSQASCSGEIKLDTLVAGDVDSNSKDRSYSGLPEIGTSIDCATAGGTDDQEPRNNKRPLDRCSSLGVWNEVKPNEPMAKPLTSVEVTNVRMGECQICLEGHKGGNPPLTDAGYLETGCTARVLSQKEGIIDSGGDLGKPSNHCGKAENMKNASGPNFSIQNLSCEGNVCAAGLDSTLEKGCLNGSTVLENNSAETLENAASSESVQKPVMRHVFETLSFSL; from the exons GTTGTGAAATGTTGGGTGAAGCAATTAACTCGCCAGAGAGGTTACACAGACCAAATGGTTGAAGATGCAAATGCTGTTATTCTTACTTTTGGGTCATATCGTCTGGGG GTTCATGGGCCTGGGGCTGACATGGATACCTTATGTATTGGACCATCTTATGTGAATCGAGAG GAAGATTTCTTTATTATATTGCATAATATGCTGGCTGAAATGGAAGAAGTTTCTGAGCTCCAACCAGTTCCTGATGCTCATGTCCCTGTAATGAAGTTCAAGTTTCAGGGAATATCAATTGATCTCCTTTATGCAAGTATTTCGCTACTAGTTGTGCCAGAA GACTTAGACATCTCAGATCGCTCTGTGCTGTACAATGTTGATGAGCAAACTGTTCGAAGTCTTAATGGATGTAGGGTTGCAGATCAAATTCTAAAGCTCGTTCCAAATATTGAG CACTTCCGCACGACGCTCAGATGTTTGAAGTTTTGGGCTAAAAGGCGCGGTGTTTACTCAAAT GTTACTGGATTTCTTGGTGGTGTAAATTGGGCTCTTTTAGTTGCTCGGGTCTGCCAGCTTTATCCCAATGCAATTCCCAGTATGTTGGTCTCCCGGTTCTTCAGAGTTTATACACAGTGGCGTTGGCCAAACCCCGTGATGCTATGTTCAATAGAAGAGAATGAACTAGGTTTTCCTGTATGGGATCCTCGAAAAAACCCTCGGGATAGAACCCATCATATGCCAATTATAACCCCTGCATACCCCTGCATGAATTCTAGCTACAATGTATCTACAAGTACCCTTCGGGTTATGATGGACCAATTCCATCATGGTAACAGGATCTGTGAG GAGATTGAGCTAAACAAAGCCCAGTGGTGTGCTCTGTTTGATCCTTACCTGTTTTTTGAGGCGTACAAAAACTATTTGCAGATTGACATAATTGCTGCAGATGCTGATGATTTGCTAACTTGGAGAGGCTGGGTAGAATCTCGGCTTAGGCAACTTACTCTGAAG ATAGAACGGGACACATATGGAATGTTGCAGTGCCATCCTTATCCAAATGAATATGTAGATACTTCCAAACCATGTCCGCATTGTgcatttttcatgggcttgcaAAGGAAACAAGGGGTAAAAGTTCAAGAAGGCCAGCAATTTGATATTCGCGGAACAGTTGATGAGTTTAAGCAAGAGATAAATATGTACATGTTTTGGAAACCGGGGATGGATATTTATGTTTCCCATGTTCGTCGGAAGCAGATTCCTGCTTACGTTTTTCCTGATGGGCATAAACGGTCAAGGCCATCAAGGCACACCAATCAGCATAGTGAAAAAACTTTTGAAGAAGATGCTGAAGGCTGCAAGTCTCGTTCTGCTGAAAAGcatctcaagagaaaaaaagattCTGAGACTGTGGATGCGAGGGCAGATAGACCAGAAAAACAAGCTTCTATTAGTCCGCAAAGGCAGGGATCTGTTTCTCCAGAAAGTTGTGCCAGTAGGTCTGGTGGAACATCTCAGGCCAGCTGCTCTGGGGAGATCAAATTAGACACCTTGGTTGCTGGCGATGTAGATAGTAATTCCAAAGATAGGTCATATAGTGGGTTGCCAGAGATTGGAACATCCATTGATTGTGCAACTGCAGGTGGAACTGATGATCAGGAACCTAGAAATAATAAGAGACCTTTAGATCGTTGTAGTTCACTTGGAGTGTGGAATGAAGTAAAGCCAAATGAACCCATGGCCAAACCCCTTACTAGTGTGGAAGTAACTAATGTCAGGATGGGAGAATGTCAGATCTGCTTAGAAGGACACAAAGGGGGCAATCCTCCGCTGACAGATGCCGGCTATCTTGAAACTGGATGTACTGCAAGAGTGCTGAGTCAGAAAGAGGGTATCATTGATAGTGGGGGAGACCTAGGGAAACCAAGCAACCACTGTGGAAAGGCAGAAAACATGAAGAATGCATCGGGTCCAAATTTCAGCATTCAGAACCTCAGTTGCGAG GGTAATGTATGTGCAGCAGGTCTAGATTCGACATTGGAAAAAGGGTGTTTAAATGGGAGCACTGTGTTAGAAAACAACTCGGCAGAAACATTAGAG AATGCTGCTAGTTCTGAATCAGTGCAGAAGCCGGTGATGAGGCATGTGTTTGAAACCCTTAGTTTTTCATTGTGA
- the LOC127812923 gene encoding nuclear poly(A) polymerase 4 isoform X2 — protein MVGPENLDGSSPPPPLLSQPVITKKYGVTKPISLAGPSEADFQRNAELEKFLTDSGHYESNDDAARRGDVLGRIDEVVKCWVKQLTRQRGYTDQMVEDANAVILTFGSYRLGVHGPGADMDTLCIGPSYVNREEDFFIILHNMLAEMEEVSELQPVPDAHVPVMKFKFQGISIDLLYASISLLVVPEDLDISDRSVLYNVDEQTVRSLNGCRVADQILKLVPNIEHFRTTLRCLKFWAKRRGVYSNVTGFLGGVNWALLVARVCQLYPNAIPSMLVSRFFRVYTQWRWPNPVMLCSIEENELGFPVWDPRKNPRDRTHHMPIITPAYPCMNSSYNVSTSTLRVMMDQFHHGNRICEEIELNKAQWCALFDPYLFFEAYKNYLQIDIIAADADDLLTWRGWVESRLRQLTLKIERDTYGMLQCHPYPNEYVDTSKPCPHCAFFMGLQRKQGVKVQEGQQFDIRGTVDEFKQEINMYMFWKPGMDIYVSHVRRKQIPAYVFPDGHKRSRPSRHTNQHSEKTFEEDAEGCKSRSAEKHLKRKKDSETVDARADRPEKQASISPQRQGSVSPESCASRSGGTSQASCSGEIKLDTLVAGDVDSNSKDRSYSGLPEIGTSIDCATAGGTDDQEPRNNKRPLDRCSSLGVWNEVKPNEPMAKPLTSVEVTNVRMGECQICLEGHKGGNPPLTDAGYLETGCTARVLSQKEGIIDSGGDLGKPSNHCGKAENMKNASGPNFSIQNLSCEGNVCAAGLDSTLEKGCLNGSTVLENNSAETLENAASSESVQKPVMRLSLESTA, from the exons GTTGTGAAATGTTGGGTGAAGCAATTAACTCGCCAGAGAGGTTACACAGACCAAATGGTTGAAGATGCAAATGCTGTTATTCTTACTTTTGGGTCATATCGTCTGGGG GTTCATGGGCCTGGGGCTGACATGGATACCTTATGTATTGGACCATCTTATGTGAATCGAGAG GAAGATTTCTTTATTATATTGCATAATATGCTGGCTGAAATGGAAGAAGTTTCTGAGCTCCAACCAGTTCCTGATGCTCATGTCCCTGTAATGAAGTTCAAGTTTCAGGGAATATCAATTGATCTCCTTTATGCAAGTATTTCGCTACTAGTTGTGCCAGAA GACTTAGACATCTCAGATCGCTCTGTGCTGTACAATGTTGATGAGCAAACTGTTCGAAGTCTTAATGGATGTAGGGTTGCAGATCAAATTCTAAAGCTCGTTCCAAATATTGAG CACTTCCGCACGACGCTCAGATGTTTGAAGTTTTGGGCTAAAAGGCGCGGTGTTTACTCAAAT GTTACTGGATTTCTTGGTGGTGTAAATTGGGCTCTTTTAGTTGCTCGGGTCTGCCAGCTTTATCCCAATGCAATTCCCAGTATGTTGGTCTCCCGGTTCTTCAGAGTTTATACACAGTGGCGTTGGCCAAACCCCGTGATGCTATGTTCAATAGAAGAGAATGAACTAGGTTTTCCTGTATGGGATCCTCGAAAAAACCCTCGGGATAGAACCCATCATATGCCAATTATAACCCCTGCATACCCCTGCATGAATTCTAGCTACAATGTATCTACAAGTACCCTTCGGGTTATGATGGACCAATTCCATCATGGTAACAGGATCTGTGAG GAGATTGAGCTAAACAAAGCCCAGTGGTGTGCTCTGTTTGATCCTTACCTGTTTTTTGAGGCGTACAAAAACTATTTGCAGATTGACATAATTGCTGCAGATGCTGATGATTTGCTAACTTGGAGAGGCTGGGTAGAATCTCGGCTTAGGCAACTTACTCTGAAG ATAGAACGGGACACATATGGAATGTTGCAGTGCCATCCTTATCCAAATGAATATGTAGATACTTCCAAACCATGTCCGCATTGTgcatttttcatgggcttgcaAAGGAAACAAGGGGTAAAAGTTCAAGAAGGCCAGCAATTTGATATTCGCGGAACAGTTGATGAGTTTAAGCAAGAGATAAATATGTACATGTTTTGGAAACCGGGGATGGATATTTATGTTTCCCATGTTCGTCGGAAGCAGATTCCTGCTTACGTTTTTCCTGATGGGCATAAACGGTCAAGGCCATCAAGGCACACCAATCAGCATAGTGAAAAAACTTTTGAAGAAGATGCTGAAGGCTGCAAGTCTCGTTCTGCTGAAAAGcatctcaagagaaaaaaagattCTGAGACTGTGGATGCGAGGGCAGATAGACCAGAAAAACAAGCTTCTATTAGTCCGCAAAGGCAGGGATCTGTTTCTCCAGAAAGTTGTGCCAGTAGGTCTGGTGGAACATCTCAGGCCAGCTGCTCTGGGGAGATCAAATTAGACACCTTGGTTGCTGGCGATGTAGATAGTAATTCCAAAGATAGGTCATATAGTGGGTTGCCAGAGATTGGAACATCCATTGATTGTGCAACTGCAGGTGGAACTGATGATCAGGAACCTAGAAATAATAAGAGACCTTTAGATCGTTGTAGTTCACTTGGAGTGTGGAATGAAGTAAAGCCAAATGAACCCATGGCCAAACCCCTTACTAGTGTGGAAGTAACTAATGTCAGGATGGGAGAATGTCAGATCTGCTTAGAAGGACACAAAGGGGGCAATCCTCCGCTGACAGATGCCGGCTATCTTGAAACTGGATGTACTGCAAGAGTGCTGAGTCAGAAAGAGGGTATCATTGATAGTGGGGGAGACCTAGGGAAACCAAGCAACCACTGTGGAAAGGCAGAAAACATGAAGAATGCATCGGGTCCAAATTTCAGCATTCAGAACCTCAGTTGCGAG GGTAATGTATGTGCAGCAGGTCTAGATTCGACATTGGAAAAAGGGTGTTTAAATGGGAGCACTGTGTTAGAAAACAACTCGGCAGAAACATTAGAG AATGCTGCTAGTTCTGAATCAGTGCAGAAGCCGGTGATGAG GTTGAGCCTGGAATCAACAGCATAA
- the LOC127812923 gene encoding nuclear poly(A) polymerase 4 isoform X3, with the protein MVGPENLDGSSPPPPLLSQPVITKKYGVTKPISLAGPSEADFQRNAELEKFLTDSGHYESNDDAARRGDVLGRIDEVVKCWVKQLTRQRGYTDQMVEDANAVILTFGSYRLGVHGPGADMDTLCIGPSYVNREEDFFIILHNMLAEMEEVSELQPVPDAHVPVMKFKFQGISIDLLYASISLLVVPEDLDISDRSVLYNVDEQTVRSLNGCRVADQILKLVPNIEHFRTTLRCLKFWAKRRGVYSNVTGFLGGVNWALLVARVCQLYPNAIPSMLVSRFFRVYTQWRWPNPVMLCSIEENELGFPVWDPRKNPRDRTHHMPIITPAYPCMNSSYNVSTSTLRVMMDQFHHGNRICEEIELNKAQWCALFDPYLFFEAYKNYLQIDIIAADADDLLTWRGWVESRLRQLTLKIERDTYGMLQCHPYPNEYVDTSKPCPHCAFFMGLQRKQGVKVQEGQQFDIRGTVDEFKQEINMYMFWKPGMDIYVSHVRRKQIPAYVFPDGHKRSRPSRHTNQHSEKTFEEDAEGCKSRSAEKHLKRKKDSETVDARADRPEKQASISPQRQGSVSPESCASRSGGTSQASCSGEIKLDTLVAGDVDSNSKDRSYSGLPEIGTSIDCATAGGTDDQEPRNNKRPLDRCSSLGVWNEVKPNEPMAKPLTSVEVTNVRMGECQICLEGHKGGNPPLTDAGYLETGCTARVLSQKEGIIDSGGDLGKPSNHCGKAENMKNASGPNFSIQNLSCENAASSESVQKPVMRHVFETLSFSL; encoded by the exons GTTGTGAAATGTTGGGTGAAGCAATTAACTCGCCAGAGAGGTTACACAGACCAAATGGTTGAAGATGCAAATGCTGTTATTCTTACTTTTGGGTCATATCGTCTGGGG GTTCATGGGCCTGGGGCTGACATGGATACCTTATGTATTGGACCATCTTATGTGAATCGAGAG GAAGATTTCTTTATTATATTGCATAATATGCTGGCTGAAATGGAAGAAGTTTCTGAGCTCCAACCAGTTCCTGATGCTCATGTCCCTGTAATGAAGTTCAAGTTTCAGGGAATATCAATTGATCTCCTTTATGCAAGTATTTCGCTACTAGTTGTGCCAGAA GACTTAGACATCTCAGATCGCTCTGTGCTGTACAATGTTGATGAGCAAACTGTTCGAAGTCTTAATGGATGTAGGGTTGCAGATCAAATTCTAAAGCTCGTTCCAAATATTGAG CACTTCCGCACGACGCTCAGATGTTTGAAGTTTTGGGCTAAAAGGCGCGGTGTTTACTCAAAT GTTACTGGATTTCTTGGTGGTGTAAATTGGGCTCTTTTAGTTGCTCGGGTCTGCCAGCTTTATCCCAATGCAATTCCCAGTATGTTGGTCTCCCGGTTCTTCAGAGTTTATACACAGTGGCGTTGGCCAAACCCCGTGATGCTATGTTCAATAGAAGAGAATGAACTAGGTTTTCCTGTATGGGATCCTCGAAAAAACCCTCGGGATAGAACCCATCATATGCCAATTATAACCCCTGCATACCCCTGCATGAATTCTAGCTACAATGTATCTACAAGTACCCTTCGGGTTATGATGGACCAATTCCATCATGGTAACAGGATCTGTGAG GAGATTGAGCTAAACAAAGCCCAGTGGTGTGCTCTGTTTGATCCTTACCTGTTTTTTGAGGCGTACAAAAACTATTTGCAGATTGACATAATTGCTGCAGATGCTGATGATTTGCTAACTTGGAGAGGCTGGGTAGAATCTCGGCTTAGGCAACTTACTCTGAAG ATAGAACGGGACACATATGGAATGTTGCAGTGCCATCCTTATCCAAATGAATATGTAGATACTTCCAAACCATGTCCGCATTGTgcatttttcatgggcttgcaAAGGAAACAAGGGGTAAAAGTTCAAGAAGGCCAGCAATTTGATATTCGCGGAACAGTTGATGAGTTTAAGCAAGAGATAAATATGTACATGTTTTGGAAACCGGGGATGGATATTTATGTTTCCCATGTTCGTCGGAAGCAGATTCCTGCTTACGTTTTTCCTGATGGGCATAAACGGTCAAGGCCATCAAGGCACACCAATCAGCATAGTGAAAAAACTTTTGAAGAAGATGCTGAAGGCTGCAAGTCTCGTTCTGCTGAAAAGcatctcaagagaaaaaaagattCTGAGACTGTGGATGCGAGGGCAGATAGACCAGAAAAACAAGCTTCTATTAGTCCGCAAAGGCAGGGATCTGTTTCTCCAGAAAGTTGTGCCAGTAGGTCTGGTGGAACATCTCAGGCCAGCTGCTCTGGGGAGATCAAATTAGACACCTTGGTTGCTGGCGATGTAGATAGTAATTCCAAAGATAGGTCATATAGTGGGTTGCCAGAGATTGGAACATCCATTGATTGTGCAACTGCAGGTGGAACTGATGATCAGGAACCTAGAAATAATAAGAGACCTTTAGATCGTTGTAGTTCACTTGGAGTGTGGAATGAAGTAAAGCCAAATGAACCCATGGCCAAACCCCTTACTAGTGTGGAAGTAACTAATGTCAGGATGGGAGAATGTCAGATCTGCTTAGAAGGACACAAAGGGGGCAATCCTCCGCTGACAGATGCCGGCTATCTTGAAACTGGATGTACTGCAAGAGTGCTGAGTCAGAAAGAGGGTATCATTGATAGTGGGGGAGACCTAGGGAAACCAAGCAACCACTGTGGAAAGGCAGAAAACATGAAGAATGCATCGGGTCCAAATTTCAGCATTCAGAACCTCAGTTGCGAG AATGCTGCTAGTTCTGAATCAGTGCAGAAGCCGGTGATGAGGCATGTGTTTGAAACCCTTAGTTTTTCATTGTGA
- the LOC127812923 gene encoding nuclear poly(A) polymerase 4 isoform X4 — MVGPENLDGSSPPPPLLSQPVITKKYGVTKPISLAGPSEADFQRNAELEKFLTDSGHYESNDDAARRGDVLGRIDEVVKCWVKQLTRQRGYTDQMVEDANAVILTFGSYRLGVHGPGADMDTLCIGPSYVNREEDFFIILHNMLAEMEEVSELQPVPDAHVPVMKFKFQGISIDLLYASISLLVVPEDLDISDRSVLYNVDEQTVRSLNGCRVADQILKLVPNIEHFRTTLRCLKFWAKRRGVYSNVTGFLGGVNWALLVARVCQLYPNAIPSMLVSRFFRVYTQWRWPNPVMLCSIEENELGFPVWDPRKNPRDRTHHMPIITPAYPCMNSSYNVSTSTLRVMMDQFHHGNRICEEIELNKAQWCALFDPYLFFEAYKNYLQIDIIAADADDLLTWRGWVESRLRQLTLKIERDTYGMLQCHPYPNEYVDTSKPCPHCAFFMGLQRKQGVKVQEGQQFDIRGTVDEFKQEINMYMFWKPGMDIYVSHVRRKQIPAYVFPDGHKRSRPSRHTNQHSEKTFEEDAEGCKSRSAEKHLKRKKDSETVDARADRPEKQASISPQRQGSVSPESCASRSGGTSQASCSGEIKLDTLVAGDVDSNSKDRSYSGLPEIGTSIDCATAGGTDDQEPRNNKRPLDRCSSLGVWNEVKPNEPMAKPLTSVEVTNVRMGECQICLEGHKGGNPPLTDAGYLETGCTARVLSQKEGIIDSGGDLGKPSNHCGKAENMKNASGPNFSIQNLSCENAASSESVQKPVMRLSLESTA, encoded by the exons GTTGTGAAATGTTGGGTGAAGCAATTAACTCGCCAGAGAGGTTACACAGACCAAATGGTTGAAGATGCAAATGCTGTTATTCTTACTTTTGGGTCATATCGTCTGGGG GTTCATGGGCCTGGGGCTGACATGGATACCTTATGTATTGGACCATCTTATGTGAATCGAGAG GAAGATTTCTTTATTATATTGCATAATATGCTGGCTGAAATGGAAGAAGTTTCTGAGCTCCAACCAGTTCCTGATGCTCATGTCCCTGTAATGAAGTTCAAGTTTCAGGGAATATCAATTGATCTCCTTTATGCAAGTATTTCGCTACTAGTTGTGCCAGAA GACTTAGACATCTCAGATCGCTCTGTGCTGTACAATGTTGATGAGCAAACTGTTCGAAGTCTTAATGGATGTAGGGTTGCAGATCAAATTCTAAAGCTCGTTCCAAATATTGAG CACTTCCGCACGACGCTCAGATGTTTGAAGTTTTGGGCTAAAAGGCGCGGTGTTTACTCAAAT GTTACTGGATTTCTTGGTGGTGTAAATTGGGCTCTTTTAGTTGCTCGGGTCTGCCAGCTTTATCCCAATGCAATTCCCAGTATGTTGGTCTCCCGGTTCTTCAGAGTTTATACACAGTGGCGTTGGCCAAACCCCGTGATGCTATGTTCAATAGAAGAGAATGAACTAGGTTTTCCTGTATGGGATCCTCGAAAAAACCCTCGGGATAGAACCCATCATATGCCAATTATAACCCCTGCATACCCCTGCATGAATTCTAGCTACAATGTATCTACAAGTACCCTTCGGGTTATGATGGACCAATTCCATCATGGTAACAGGATCTGTGAG GAGATTGAGCTAAACAAAGCCCAGTGGTGTGCTCTGTTTGATCCTTACCTGTTTTTTGAGGCGTACAAAAACTATTTGCAGATTGACATAATTGCTGCAGATGCTGATGATTTGCTAACTTGGAGAGGCTGGGTAGAATCTCGGCTTAGGCAACTTACTCTGAAG ATAGAACGGGACACATATGGAATGTTGCAGTGCCATCCTTATCCAAATGAATATGTAGATACTTCCAAACCATGTCCGCATTGTgcatttttcatgggcttgcaAAGGAAACAAGGGGTAAAAGTTCAAGAAGGCCAGCAATTTGATATTCGCGGAACAGTTGATGAGTTTAAGCAAGAGATAAATATGTACATGTTTTGGAAACCGGGGATGGATATTTATGTTTCCCATGTTCGTCGGAAGCAGATTCCTGCTTACGTTTTTCCTGATGGGCATAAACGGTCAAGGCCATCAAGGCACACCAATCAGCATAGTGAAAAAACTTTTGAAGAAGATGCTGAAGGCTGCAAGTCTCGTTCTGCTGAAAAGcatctcaagagaaaaaaagattCTGAGACTGTGGATGCGAGGGCAGATAGACCAGAAAAACAAGCTTCTATTAGTCCGCAAAGGCAGGGATCTGTTTCTCCAGAAAGTTGTGCCAGTAGGTCTGGTGGAACATCTCAGGCCAGCTGCTCTGGGGAGATCAAATTAGACACCTTGGTTGCTGGCGATGTAGATAGTAATTCCAAAGATAGGTCATATAGTGGGTTGCCAGAGATTGGAACATCCATTGATTGTGCAACTGCAGGTGGAACTGATGATCAGGAACCTAGAAATAATAAGAGACCTTTAGATCGTTGTAGTTCACTTGGAGTGTGGAATGAAGTAAAGCCAAATGAACCCATGGCCAAACCCCTTACTAGTGTGGAAGTAACTAATGTCAGGATGGGAGAATGTCAGATCTGCTTAGAAGGACACAAAGGGGGCAATCCTCCGCTGACAGATGCCGGCTATCTTGAAACTGGATGTACTGCAAGAGTGCTGAGTCAGAAAGAGGGTATCATTGATAGTGGGGGAGACCTAGGGAAACCAAGCAACCACTGTGGAAAGGCAGAAAACATGAAGAATGCATCGGGTCCAAATTTCAGCATTCAGAACCTCAGTTGCGAG AATGCTGCTAGTTCTGAATCAGTGCAGAAGCCGGTGATGAG GTTGAGCCTGGAATCAACAGCATAA